The following DNA comes from Candidatus Eremiobacterota bacterium.
CGCGTCCCAAACGCGGCGCTCTACCAAGCTGAGCTACGTCCCGATGGGCGTTCCCGGCAATCGTACCACGGCAGCCAAGGGCACCCCGTCCATGCGGAGAATCGCCTCCTCCCTCTGGAGGGAGGCAAAAATCACCATGAAGGCTACTCGTGGAGCATTCCTCGCCGGCGTCGCGGCGGGAGGCGCCGTCGCGACGGCCCGCCCGGTCTTCGCCGCCGCGAATCCCGAAACGGTCAAATCCGCCACCAAAGGTCTGACGTTCACGACGCTGCGCGACCGCGGCGTCGACCATCTCGGCATCCGCACGTCGAAGGGCATCGTCGACGTCGGACTCGCCGCCAAGAGCATGGGGATCAGCAATCCTCCGATGCACGTCGACGACGTGATCGTCGGCGCCGGCGACATCGGCGCGCTGGCGCGCATCGCGGCCAACGCGCCGGCGAGCGCGATTCGCGATCCGAACGCGGTCGAGTACGGTCCGCTGGCGGCGAATCCGCCGAAGATTTTGTGCATCGGACTCAACTACGCCGCGCACATTGAAGAGATGCACGACAAAATAGCGCCCGATCCCGAGCTGTTCAACAAGTACAACTCGTCCCTCAATCGCCACAAAGGGACGATCAAGATCAGCGGCATGCCGGGCGAAGGACACTTCGACTACGAAACCGAGCTGGTCGCGTTCATCGGCAAGAGCGGCAAGAACATCCCCGAATCGCAAGCGCTCGACCACGTCTTCGGCTATGCGATCGGCCACGACTTCACCGACCGCTACGAGCAGTACAAGCTGACGCAGTGGCTCCCCGGCAAAGCGCCCGATCAGTATGCGCCGCTTGGCCCATGGCTCGTCACCGCCGACCAAATTCCGGATCCGCAGAAGCTGCAGATCCAAACGTTCGTCAACGACGAGACGACGCCGCGCCAAAACATGAGCACGGCGCAGATGATGCGGCCGGTGAGCAGGTTGATTGCGTACTGCTCATCGTTCGTGCAACTCGTCCCCGGCGACATC
Coding sequences within:
- a CDS encoding fumarylacetoacetate hydrolase family protein translates to MKATRGAFLAGVAAGGAVATARPVFAAANPETVKSATKGLTFTTLRDRGVDHLGIRTSKGIVDVGLAAKSMGISNPPMHVDDVIVGAGDIGALARIAANAPASAIRDPNAVEYGPLAANPPKILCIGLNYAAHIEEMHDKIAPDPELFNKYNSSLNRHKGTIKISGMPGEGHFDYETELVAFIGKSGKNIPESQALDHVFGYAIGHDFTDRYEQYKLTQWLPGKAPDQYAPLGPWLVTADQIPDPQKLQIQTFVNDETTPRQNMSTAQMMRPVSRLIAYCSSFVQLVPGDIIYTGTPPGVIYGYPKDKQVWLKPGDRIRSTITNLGELTFTLV